ATACTTGACTGGATCTCGGTGTATAAATCTCGTATAAAGTAAACCAATTTTAAATCTCCCTTGACTACCAGCTTCATCAATATCCTTTTGAGAAAAAACATCACGAATGTGACAAATTTTGCGCCAATACCAACTTGAATTCGCCTTAAGTTGGTACTGCTAGAAACTTTGACCCTTTAAGTACACAGTGTCAATCCATTTCACCCATAGGGTCTCTAGTTGGTGACTAATAGCCCAGACATATTTGGCAAGCATTGCCTTGTTCCACTTAGCTCCTTCACCGAAACCCAAACCTCCAAATCTTTTCGGCAAACAGATAGTGGACCAAGGGGTGAGATGAAAATTACTCATGGTACcatgtaacgtcctgcgttttcgggtaccattaaacgactcgggtcgggatttttcccccggggttaagaatattattttaaataatattatattttgtttgtaagtgtTTTAttagttattgctagccaaaatatgaattttgtgattttaaaagtcaatataagactttcggtcatggactgacacaaaaaccctgatcgggtaaaaatctcggaaaataaaacgaaaaatcatggcaattatattttgggcataaaatacattcataaaatttaaagtttggtcaaaaataataaacctaaaagaaaatggaaattttaaggcattttgtggtaaatgcctaattttgccgaaatggggaattttattccatgaatggatcttaggttaaattttattatgtgattaattaaattaaatgtgagagacatttaatttaattaattaatgttaagtttggtgattaaaacttaataagagtgaaaaatgtgtcaaaagccaatttggacttttcttcttatgaaacatttattaacctttataaaaaataaaaaaattaatgatcacatatatggcaaagggtggccggccatgtgctattttagagtggtgtgaacccaattttataaagtttaactcccatttaattaagaagtcaagtagGCAAGttggtagaaaagcactcaagtgttttgtgatattttgaagagttgtgtgagccattctaacccccaaatccgaccactctccctccctcattcactctcatctgatttttgaagactctctcaagtgttctctcaatattcaacctcaagaacaccaaagaaaacttggaggctaaatcttggtctaggaagtattttccttaaggtaaagcttcactaatctaggcttttgtaaagttttaagcatagagtttcaaatagctaattaactatgttgttgggggaagttggttagggtttttgaaaggttttggaggagccaaagctaataggaaggtccaaaccttaagcaagaacaccaaagaggtaaaaagtttacttttgatgattttgttgtagggtttttagttttaagcattattttgtatatttaatgcttcaagtttcttgttggtgatgtaataaggttatggtagttgtttaatgattgttatgatgcatgtgtatcgatttttgaaaatgggaaccaaaacccccaagggttttgtaggataccctaaaacaaaacatgttttaagctgtgacttccaagggatcaagcagccactgtatattggttttgtaaaattaaattgtactgtgatgttgttgagattgagtacataaaattgagcttttgaaacactaaaaaatgtttagaaatgagtaagttatgctattttaaagtttaggtaaaaaatagttttttcgtattcttattttcataaccaagtttggacagccactgtatagagcaaatgaacccagttttttctaaaattttgtggacatatttttgGCATAACCTGTTAtcccactgtaaaatttggtaagaaaatattgaacggtttaaaagttattaactgtcaaagtttggaaaaaataaggacttgaaaataaggtcatttttacctcattgttggaaaatgatttcaccaataaaaaatgctcattttgacctaagattttacaaagacctaaagggcataacaaaaatggaattgggaaattttggtaacaattgggtaagtaaatttcaagttatgaactaacgaagtatgtagttaaaaatgtgaaaaataagcttttcacacttagtgtaaaaatgagattttggaacataaggtaaaaagtaaaattttgtttatttcaagatataaaatggtaagtcttgaaatcatattttcactaaaattacctctttgagtttaaatgaattatttttattaaggagtttttattctttttaaaaataagagatttaatttattaatagttaataaattaaaagagggtttaaaaccctatattttgagaaaataattaaatgaattattttctagtaagtaaaattgattaattgcttgtggaaaattaattagtcaagatgggaaatttataacggttttcctaattaagacaaattaggcaattttcttaaaactgtttttagatattaaaaccttaagaaaaataaaaggaaaatttaaagagtttattttctttaaaaataattaaggaatttatttgtattttctggatataataccgactaaaatcttatatattttaaccgactagtcgaaagtgcgggttaatagcgataccttgaaagaataagatttttagcaggttgtggggaaataccattgtgatacccgagcctaggtatcaagaccttaggataggtctccccaagacttagggtttagtctcgaatattttgtatgactttccttaataggtttaaaaccaaataaggattataaatccttacaaatgacttttattaaaatgaccaaactgcccaaaataataataatgaattatgagtgtcataattaatccgagtatactgtatggataactacaatattggctaagtgtaactggactgaacgttggagggtgaaaacctgctgagcgctaaggactccaagtaagtcaacttatattgtatggctgcaacatgaaacaattattgtattgtatgttagtatagggatacatgcacatatataccttGTCGTAggaagttgcttagagacgttagtctagtgggtgctgagttagaaaatatgaacggtagatgtccgtcataccctagacggctgatccccgtcacactgcttgattttatttatgtccggttcattaccgcgacgagtggccatgagatgaggataagctggttaaacctaggggcgccaaaataaatgggacctaggggccctcatgcttacttgatcattggacggttagaatccgagcaagtgctctgataagttattcccggacagcagccgtgaatattggtcattcagtgagagtgcctagagatactaggggttgccaagattgagtgaggctgaaccccctaggggcaactgctcaccagcaccactgattaacatagaagtctttgtaaaaccgtgtaaattgaattacactcttggataagtagcgatgccctaggtaacacgatagttacccttgatgagaatatttattggctagatcttagtgtggagactcggttctcttttacagattagcaattatgttggagggcgcgttacgcctgaattgttggaaattgtcgagcattggtctcgaattatatggtgatataatatatctgcttgctctgggattttctgagtgcagggatataattgttgataagatatagttgtgatataatatatttgcttgttctgggattttctgagtgcaagatttttatctagatatgaattaatttatccttggttatcaggcatgaccataagtttgccaggacgctttagcgttcttgaaattgattgtgtagggtccggatgggtccggatccctatttctctatctgctttgtttgaaagttgatcttattaagcgttttcgcttacctagttgtttcatgttgtaggtaagggcaagggcagggcagagcagtgagcgctggagtcttccttgcaaatgtacatgtggaccgaccttttgggaagcctttttatttttggaaatattgtgtaattttcctaaactaggctcactctaatctttataaaacatgtttgtaactaaatgttaagtatggccatacgactttttaaaaagttttttttctatgggtttttgagacattttgttaaatgaaaacatttatatttccgcattattgagtcttaAAAATCCGGGACGTTACATACCATTGTTGCCCCACAGAAACCACAAGCAAAGCTTATCTACCTCTTTGACAATGCTTTGAGGGAGCAATAAGATGTTCATCCAGTAGTTTCGCAATCCCAATAGAACAGATGTGATGAGTTGAGTCCGCCCTACATAAGATAGATGTCTACTAGCCCAAGTGTGAAGccttagtttaatttttttaagaatcTCACCACAATCTGCCATTTTCCATTTTGTTGGCCTCATAGGAATCCCCAGATACTTAAGAGGAAAGGTTCCCTCTTCAAGTTGAAAAATCTGAAGTAACTGGTCCTTAACAGTAGTCGAAACACCTCCAAAAAACACTTGATATTTATTGATATTAGCCTTCAATCCTGTACTATTGCAGAAATCCTCAAAAACCTGTTTGACAACCTGGGCTGAGCTGCTGTTAGCTTTGCAAAAAATCACTAAGTCATCAGCAAAGCACAGATTAATAACCTTAAGGCTTTTACACATAGGGTGATATCTGAAATCTTTTTGCTGAACCCCTAGTTGAAGCAGCCGAGTGAGATATTCCATAACCAAGACAAATAGTAATGGTGAGATAGGATCTCCTTGGCGAAGACCCTTGACTCCCCGAAAACCCCCTTGCACTCTTCCATTCAACATAAGAACATAAGAAGTGCCACGGAGACACACTAAAGTTGACGTAAAAAGAACATGGCATAAAAAGTTGAcacattaatttttttagtagtgATGAAAAGTCTTTCATATTCTTCTTTTACAGGAAAAAAATAGTCGTGAATGGTAGTATAGTATGgtgcaattatatatatatttaaagaacTATCTTTAAGGTAATTGCAATTGGTATACTTCTGTTTTATTATTACTTCTACAACCATATATACAAAACAAGAACTTTCGAAAGATGGCTTGTTTGATATTGTTTTCGAAattgtgttctcagaaatgagaacagaaaactgtttttgtagttttaaaaaaacaaaaggtgtttggttaatgttttctaaaaacaattttttagttttattttttttaaatcttaaataaaaaattaacaaatatatttacaaagagaaaaatatttgaaaagtttgtaataaataatgagataaaataatttgaaagaaaaaatgatgaaaaataagaagtgagaaaataaggaaagaaaatttgagaacaacagaaaataattttttgttgttctcaaaattttctgttttttgtaactttgtttttaaaaattgttttctgaaaacaatgccaaacaccctCAGTTATTTTCAAAAAACAgattttagcttttaaaaacaaaaaccaGTTTTTTAGTAACGTTGATCCACATTCAATGACAACTTATTATGTGGTATAATTTTCTATATGTGACCAAAAACAAATGACTAAGCAATTAgaaataacaaaa
The Humulus lupulus chromosome 6, drHumLupu1.1, whole genome shotgun sequence DNA segment above includes these coding regions:
- the LOC133783600 gene encoding uncharacterized protein LOC133783600 is translated as MLNGRVQGGFRGVKGLRQGDPISPLLFVLVMEYLTRLLQLGVQQKDFRYHPMCKSLKVINLCFADDLVIFCKANSSSAQVVKQVFEDFCNSTGLKANINKYQVFFGGVSTTVKDQLLQIFQLEEGTFPLKYLGIPMRPTKWKMADCGEILKKIKLRLHTWASRHLSYVGRTQLITSVLLGLRNYWMNILLLPQSIVKEVDKLCLWFLWGNNGM